A genomic window from uncultured Umboniibacter sp. includes:
- the nhaC gene encoding Na+/H+ antiporter NhaC yields MPRKIVNGWDALIITLLIIFFIGGAIATFGADSLLGATQVALFFSAICTGLIGVKNGLSWDDIEDTIVATVGRAVMPLIIFLAVGCLIAGLMISGAVPTLLYYGLGMLSPTFFYPLACLLTAVVALCTGSSWTTAATIGVALIGVAMGFDLSLPIAAGAIISGAYFGDKMSPLSETTNLASAIGGADLFVHIKHMIWVSGPSFLISLIAFFIIGLASELPADLGDKIALMQTTLDQQFNLSVVNTLPIIALLYMSYKQQPALLAISAGVGLSVVVSFMTQYELILRTITLLYGADGSMLMTLWKVIYDGFLIETGVSELDDLLSRGGMESMVFMVWLVLCSMMLSATLSATGYIEYLLNKLRTIIRGTGSLIATTIGTSVTVNMLTGDQYLSLVLPGQMWKDEYEKRGLQPENLTRTLEDGGTVTSPLVPWGACGVFMAGTLGVPTLEYLLFCFFCLLNPIIAIVYGIFNIRISYQEKAPTNSPVNS; encoded by the coding sequence ATGCCAAGAAAAATAGTCAACGGGTGGGACGCACTTATCATCACGTTGCTGATCATCTTTTTCATCGGAGGTGCCATTGCCACCTTTGGTGCCGATTCGCTCTTGGGTGCTACCCAAGTAGCCCTCTTTTTCAGCGCCATCTGTACCGGCTTAATTGGGGTAAAGAACGGTCTGAGCTGGGATGATATTGAAGATACCATTGTAGCCACTGTTGGTCGCGCTGTAATGCCTCTCATCATATTTTTAGCCGTGGGCTGTCTCATCGCTGGGTTAATGATCTCAGGCGCAGTGCCTACTCTGCTCTATTATGGTTTAGGAATGCTTTCACCCACGTTCTTCTATCCGCTGGCATGTCTTCTCACCGCCGTTGTCGCGCTTTGTACTGGCAGTTCCTGGACCACAGCGGCAACTATTGGCGTGGCGCTTATCGGGGTCGCGATGGGCTTTGACCTCTCTCTACCTATCGCGGCTGGGGCGATTATTTCCGGCGCCTACTTTGGCGACAAAATGTCACCATTGTCCGAAACGACCAATCTTGCTTCCGCTATCGGCGGTGCCGACCTCTTTGTCCATATTAAACATATGATATGGGTCTCAGGACCCAGCTTTTTGATCAGCTTGATAGCGTTCTTTATAATCGGACTTGCGTCAGAACTACCCGCTGACTTGGGCGATAAGATTGCCCTAATGCAAACTACCTTAGACCAACAATTTAACCTCAGTGTGGTTAACACCCTTCCGATTATTGCGCTGCTCTATATGAGCTATAAGCAGCAACCTGCCCTGCTAGCAATCTCAGCCGGAGTAGGCCTGTCAGTTGTGGTGAGCTTTATGACCCAATATGAACTCATACTTCGCACTATCACCCTACTCTACGGCGCCGATGGCTCCATGCTGATGACGCTCTGGAAGGTTATTTACGATGGTTTCCTCATTGAGACGGGTGTTAGCGAGCTCGATGACTTACTGTCGCGCGGCGGTATGGAATCCATGGTATTTATGGTGTGGCTGGTACTCTGTTCAATGATGTTATCGGCAACGCTGAGTGCTACGGGGTATATCGAATATTTATTGAATAAACTGCGCACCATCATTCGCGGAACTGGATCGCTAATTGCCACTACTATCGGCACCTCAGTGACGGTAAATATGCTGACCGGAGATCAATATCTATCGTTAGTTCTCCCTGGGCAAATGTGGAAAGACGAATATGAGAAACGAGGATTACAACCGGAAAACCTAACACGCACGCTAGAGGATGGCGGCACCGTCACCTCACCATTAGTACCGTGGGGGGCATGTGGCGTATTTATGGCAGGAACGCTAGGCGTGCCGACGCTAGAATATCTCCTATTCTGCTTCTTTTG